The genomic segment acaggaagaagtgtggaagcaaaagaaggaactgtctgttaattgacagttgacattaatttaacatgttgggggggggggtttgtgtgcaccgtgaatcctaggatcccaaggagcggtccttattttttttaaaatggcaattttctatttataaaaagtatattatgaagaAAACTGTTtgtttacacgaagcagggttttacatatgagctgttttattcaatatattttttatagacctacattgttcgtggagggggtatagttttctttttagtGCAACTTGCTGGAATCTATAGCACCAACCctgtaggtttgtttttcatGGGCAGTTTTAATATCTGTGTTGGATAAGAATGCTAGTGGACCCAGGGTTAAACTGTCTAGGTGGCCCTTACCCTGGCTGGTTGGTAAAGCCCCTTCCAGCCCCTGATCTTAACTTTTTCCAAAAGGGTGTTGGGCATTGTTGCATGTATTCGTTTCTCAGTCTTGCCCTTTGCACTGCTGTCTCAATATAGCCATGTGGCACCTGCTCTATTCACACAGTTGCCATTATTAGCCACCCTCTCTGTCAAATCTGACTCTCTATTTACTCCGATGCCCCTTTATTCCTGTCCAGCTGAATATTCAGAGAAGGTACTGCTCTTTATACTGTAAGATCATGGGGAGGGATTTTTGCTTTCCTCTACGTCAACAGCAGATTTTTGTGTAATACGCCTTATTGGAATAAATGGCAGTGATTAAGAGCTAATGAATCCACTCTGGAACACGGCCAGCATATTGTGACGTCTCTTGCTTGTGTGTGTGGAATTATGTTCTacttctgtggttttttttcccataattcctgtATAGTAGACTTTAGCTGTCAGGGTCATGATGGGGGCACTGGATTTTATTGGTGCCAGCCAAACTAAGTTACCTAATCGCACACAACAGAGGCTCCAGCAGCTAGCCCAATATGCCGCTTGCTATGCCACTGAATGTTCTTTTATGGCAGTGTGTGGAGCTGGTCTATATACTGGGAACTGGATTCCAGCACTGAccctcccaattttttttttctctcccacaGCAGTTATATCAGACTCTGACTGACTACGACATTAGATTCTACATGTATGAAATCCTTAAGGTAATTGCATGGTTACCTTTGTTCTTGCCCCACTGCTGGGGTATGCATTTCTCTGTCGTTAGACAGCTCTGTGCTCATTCTACCTCTCTTCTTCCCCCAGGCACTGGATTATTGCCACAGTATGGGTATAATGCACAGGGATGTGAAACCTCACAATGTAATGATTGACCATGAGCACAGAAAGGTAAGTCCACCAAAAAAACTGTCCTGCCTCTTCCTTTAATCTGCTATGCATCAGTCCTAACATCTCTGCTCTTCGCAGCTACGTCTCATAGACTGGGGCCTGGCTGAATTCTACCACCCAGGACAGGAGTACAATGTCCGTGTTGCTTCCCGATACTTCAAGGGCCCGGAGCTGCTTGTTGATTACCAAGTATGTGGGCGGATATAATTACAAATTTAAAGCCTCCTTTAGGGATGTTTGTTGCTTCTGAATTTTATGGGGAACCTCCTATTTAGGAAATGTACACACTgtaatgtgttggtgctatagaAATAACAGTCCACCCACTGCTATATCCCTTACAGATGTATGACTACAGTCTGGATATGTGGAGCTTGGGCTGCATGCTGGCCAGTATGATCTTCAGAAAAGAGCCATTTTTCCATGGGCATGATAACTACGACCAGGTGAGACGGTGTGGCCTGCACTTTACTCTCTGCTTCCCTGTTGGGAATATAAACAGGTTGTGCCAGAACCATagatttcttttaaaggagaactaaaccctaaaaattaatggctATTTTATtcactgaacttgttgcaccagcctaaagtttcagctttccaatagcagcaatgatccaggacatcaaacttgtcactgggtcaccatcttggaaagtgtctgaaacGTTCACATGCTCTGTGGGCTCTGAGGAGCTGCTGAGAAGCCTAACTTTaagggtcgtcgcaaattatcaattggaaaatgaagttggcctgcaatataagctgatgctacagggctgatttattacattctgatgctaattgcaatgctttctgtgctgccatgtagtaattatctgtaagggtgcaccgaatccactattttggattcggccgaacccctgaaacCTTTGcggaagatttggccgaataccgaaccaaatcctaatttgcatatgcaatttaggggtgggaaggggaaaacatttttacttgttttgagacaaaaagtcacgcaatttccctcctggcccctaatttgcataagatttgaatttggttcggctgaatcctgctgaaaaaggccaaatcctggattcgttgcatccctaattaactgtattaattacttatctgCCTTCTATTGTGAAATTTAtgttctgtgtgtactgtatactgtgatttggtccctaagctcagtaagtgacagcagcacagagcatgcgcagtgaatcagcagaaaagaagatggggagctactggggtatctttggagacacagatctttactgttaaaggactgtggttgccttggtcttgtatagaagcccaaaacataatgtacaacatttctcgctacttctttagttaagctttacttctcctttaaatgttttgggATATGGGAACCACATCAGTGTTCAATGTTAGCAGTAAGTGTTTTGAGAGCAGTACAGCAGAGGGCTCTGGTGTTGCACACTACAGCAGTAGGTGTTCTGGTGCCTGTACCTTATTTAGCAGAGTAAATCTTAACAGCTGTAGATAGCACTGATGCTAGTATGTGGGAGATTTAATATCTGGGTGTTTTGTTTCCACAGCTGGTGAGAATAGCCAAGGTTCTGGGCACAGAGGACCTATACGATTATATTGACAAGTACAACATAGAACTGGATCCACGCTTCAATGATATCCTGGGCAGGTAAGTGATGACAGTGCATTGGGTCTCCCTTTGACCAGCCTGTGGATACCAGCTGCACTTTGGACTTGTAGATAACCTCCCTGCCTTTTCCCCCAGGCACTCGCGCAAACGGTGGGAAAGATTTGTACACAGTGAGAACCAACATCTAGTCAGTCCTGAGGCACTGGATTTCCTGGACAAGCTGCTGCGATATGACCATCAGACCCGACTGACTGCCCGTGAGGCTATGGACCACCCATACTTCTGTAAGTGTCTGCACTACTCGACCTGTACTTCCATGAGTGCACCCCTCTGTGtcttcacccccctcccttcctgtTCCTTGCCTAGTTCTAAGAATGATTGCAGCTCTTTTCCCCTATACTTCTAAGTCTCCCTAGGTTACCCCCTACTGTTGTAATAtgtattatctttttatttttttgctcatgTATATTTTTTCAATACAATAATAGTACAGTCAGGTTTAACAATATCTTATTTATCCTTTTCAGACCCCATCGTAAAGGACCAGTCCCGGATGGGCGGCTCTAATATGCCCAGTGGCAGCACACCAGTCAGTAGCGCCAGTATGATGTCAGGTCAGTCCCGGTCCAGTGTTCGTGACAAGTCAGGTCAGTCTTTGGCAAGGCTCGCTGGGTTCCTGTGGTGGCGGTAGTGTGCTCAACCTGGTGTACCATGCAAGGGTTGTTAATTGTCTAATGCTCACTCTAAAGTGGCAACACAAAGTTGTTCTCCTTTACTTGTGAGCAGAGCCTTTCAAGTGTGTAAAGGCATTGCCTTGCCCAAGAACATAAAAGGTCCCATCTGTATGAAAGTTTGTCTAGTGTTTATtgcagagagatggagagagtatagacagacagagagagtaTAGACGGAGAGTATAGCAGGAGTGCGAGAGCGAGTACAGAGAGagggtatgtacagtatgtatagagagagagacggACATGTTTGGAGAAGCTAGCACAAGATTTTATATTTCCTGTTCTCCCCAGGAAAAAAAAAGGCAGGCATGGTGAACAAAAAAGTGGCAGGAAAATAATTACATGTCGCTCCCACCGTAATAGAAGAAATAAGTACAGCCGATGGCCCTGTCACTTCCATAACAATTCTACTATATCATGCAAGGTGGAGCCGAGTAGCAGAGGAAAAAGTTCTGTGTGATGTGCCCAACTAAAAGGTCCTGGGCAGAACAATGTACATCTTATTTAAATACGCTGTAATAACAATATGGGGTTATCTTGGCTacatataaagctggccatacacgggccataaaagctgccggcagaccaAGTCCAgtttatggggccctccgacaggcttccccgatcaatatctggccgagagTAAGTTCTTCTGTCCACAGGCACCACAAAATGACCTGTCTTGTTCCTTTGTTGGTACTACCCTTGTGGGAAGTGGGATCAAGTCTCACAATCCGTAATGGGAAGTGCAGAGTCTGCATATGACAGTGATACTTGTCTGTGAAGTGGCCCCTGTGGtgccatctgtttttttgttgaTGCAATGACAATTCTATAGTAGTTCTACTGTAATCCTTCCCTTAGTAGTTGTGCCTGGCTTGGGACTTCTTATAACCAAATGTGGGATGTTATGCTGCTGGCCAACATTGtgttatttacacacacatattctTGTGTGACCCATGCACTGCTGCAATAGTGCACCTGATAACCACTGTAAATCACTTTCCCGGGGGGAAGGGGGGTCTGTTCACTAGGGTTCAGAGTATTTGCTGACACTTGTCTCTCTTACCCGTTAGGGATCTCTGCGGTGCCAACTCCTTCTGCCCTGGGCTCTCTCGCTGGATCTCCTGTTATCTCTGCTACCAACACCCTGGGGACCCCTGTCGCTGCTGCAGCTGGAGCCACCCAGTAGGATGCACCACAGTTGACCCCTTGGCCCATCTCCCTAATTTACCTCCCACCTGATGTGGAAGGAGGGGGCCCCAAGACATTGGAAGCCCCCTGGACGAGCCGTGTCTGAGCAGTTCCTTGTGGATTTATAGTAGTTctgtcaaaatatatatatatatatatatatatatatatatatatatatatatatatatatatatatatatatatatatatatatatatatatatatatatatatatatatatatatatatatatatatataaaattaggctgaataattttttttttttttttttactttgttataGCTCCTGGTCACAAGTTGCTCTTGTGTCTGGGATGTGGTTACTGGCCCTCGTGTCCCTAGGATGTGGCTGCAGGCCAGATATACCCAcagattattttttgtttgttttgtgttttttttttttttttttattattattattgcaggtTCACATGAGCCTGATGCCCACCCCCGTGTCTCATTGTACCCAAGTGCTGCCGAGGCCAtgatctttctctctctctgccctccaTCATGGCAGACACTAATCGTTTGGGTGCACTGACAGAATTTGTGCAGCCCTTACCCCAACCAAAGCCTGTCCGTGTGGGATGAGCCATACACCGTTTTCTTTTGTAAAGGTTGCAATGAGATCTGCATGGTGGTGCAAGCTGAGGTTTTTCTCTATACCCCCTGCCCTAATGTGCCATCCTGGGAGGGATCAGACACCTGATTTTTGTTACTATCCCAGAAATGCCTCCCCAGCTCCTTCATCCCCTTATAATTAGGAGCTGCCTCCATATGTCCCTGTGGCATTCCTACCCCATTCCTTGCTGGGAAGTGGCCTGCTGAGGTACCGGCCTCCTCAATCATGTTCATGGGCAAGACTTGCTCTCATGTCTCTCCACTACCCAATTGCACCCACCCCCCCTCTCCCCCTTTTTAATTTGCAACGCCTGTCCCCCAGCAAGGAGCTGTCTTCGTAACACAGAAAATGCTTTTCTCCTTCACGTGACAGATCTAATGTTGGAACTATTTGGTGTAAATAAACATggttttatttatcaaggttAGATTCTGTCCTGTGTGTCAGACATTTTATGGGTGCAGCTTACACCCCGTATTTCTTCTGTGTGTTTTTTCTTGGGGAAACGTCTGCAGATATACAGTTTAGTTGCTAGTTGTGCATACCATAGCAACTTAACTCTGTCTGACTATAGATGCGAGATGGAGAGAGGAGGCTGCCAGTACTAAATTCATGGTTAAAATATCATTTTGTGCATAGAATCTTTGGCCAGAGGTCACAAGTAGTCATCATCATCTTGCGCCAGCGCTTCAATGTTTTGCGTAATGTTGCTGATAATACGGTGAAATGACTCCGACTCTGAGCCCGGCGAGCAGTTGTCATAATTACGGACTGCAGATGCCGAAGTGTTGCTCATACTGCGTTTGATCCTTCCAAAACTGTCCGTCAGAATTCCACCCTCTCTGATCCCAATGTTCTCCAGGAAGCCCTCAAAATAGCCAATGTCCAAATCTGGGATAAAGGGCCGCAAACCTGTTGCAAAGggaaaaagcatgtttttttttttttgagtgcatGTTGCcatgtttcccttagacagtacagtataagggtatagctttcggagtgcccagaacattccttctctgtatatttgtatttatacacatgggaaggaggtgccatagcttattgtgtgcccagaacattccttctctgtatatttgtatttatacacatgggaaggaggtgccatattgtttcccttagacagtacagtatgagggtatagcttattgtgtgcccagaacattccttctctgtatatttgtatttatacatatgggaaggtggtgccatattgtttcccttagacagtacagtatgagggtatagcttattgttctgcccaaaacattccttctctgtatatttgtatttatacataagtcGGAGCTACcatgttgtttaaaatgtgttGGTATATAGTACCTAGTAgaattaaagtgatacggacaccaAAAAACGAcctataatattttaaaaagtaaagttataagtagctttcaatggcaatattatgatagatgtaaaaaaaagtttaatttctgttgtcagtatctcttaagtcaaaggcaactggacatttagaggcacatttatcaaaggtagaatttcgaattcatgttttttttgtttggttttttaaatttattatgaaaatctgattttttttttttttttaactctagtgaataggatcgacctgaaaacttgaatcgaaattgattcgaattttaaaaactcgatttgaatttgaaagtctCTAGTTGAATTTGACCATTTCTCGAAAAtgtaacccttgataaatctgcccccttaccCCTGAGATTTTCTTGAAAACctttatgagggtatagcttacggagagcccagaatattctttctttgaatatttgtatttataagtaTGGGCAGGGCTGCCATATTGGTTTCATAGTACAATATAGAGTATTCAGACCCCTAGACTGTCAAGTGATTTGCCCTGAGACGGACACTTATTGCCGAGTTCCAAAAGCTATGCCTCTTGCTTTTCATGATTTTGGGCACTAACAATATTCACTTACCAAGAAGCAGGAATTTCCGGCTGTCCCCGTATAGGtgtaacaactccctgcaataTTCTTCCACCTCCATTCCAAGCCGGTACTGGCGCAGGAGAGCAGCAAATTTCTGTATCTCCATTGGAGACAACTTGTTTCTCAGCTTAAAAACAAAGGACCGGACTGGTTAAACCTAAAAGAAACTACTATACCACTTCTTCACCtcagttcttttgtcctgccttggaggtgaAGGACAGCATTTGTatctttcagtttttttcttagtATTTTTATTCAACTTAACAAGCATTTAAGACTACAGCAAACACACAATATAGAGTATATGCAGAACTATTCTCTAGTGCAGGggtccgtgagcaacattcagatgtaaatagagttggggagcaacacaagcatgtaaaatatTCCtgggcggtgccaaataagggctgtgattggctactggtagcccctaaatggacttgcagcctacaggaggctctatttggcattacatctgttttttatgcaaccaaaacttgcctcaagcctggaattaaaagcCAAATCTTTCTAAAGGAAAGAACTGTAGAGCTTTACAGCCAGTATTACTGTGGTAACAGTTATTCCTGTTTCAAATGCAGACTACCCATAGGTATAGAGCTTTTAAGCACCCTCGGATCCAGAGGAAGTTGGGCTAAATCCTGCCTGCCAGAGACAAGCAGCGCTCAAACAAACAGCCTGTGTGAGTGGTTGCTAGGCAACGTAGGGCTAACTCACGCTGAAAGTTCTTTTGGGCCAGTTTCACAAGGTTCGCACTGACGTCACAGACCTGCGCCACCACACTGCAGCTTTACAGACGAGTGCACAACTTTACTACTGGGTCTGCAATAACCAATCCCACAAGGAAAAGGCTGACTCCCTTACTGAGCTCGGGGCTGAGATTCAAGCCTTAAAAAAGATGAACTTCCGAGTGCAAATCTTACAATTATTCATTAAGGAAGTCAGTGAGGAACTACTGTTCTGATTGCAAATCCAATACTAATGTCTGGACACACAGGAAGCGCCTGTATTGTCTCCACAATCTGCAGAGGGTGGTGCCTCTACCCCAAATACCACACCTAGGGCAACCATGCCCACACCGCTACCACCAAGTACCCCACAACAGGCACAGCGGACAACCTCACATCCATGCCCTGAAACCAATCTGCCACACCCCCTACCCAGGTACCACCACAATTTGGGTTATTTTGTagtccaaccccccccccccacacacacacacacacacaaattggtAGACCTTGTTTAATTGGTAGAGACAGCTCACAACACTGCAAATCAGTGGGTCCTGGTGCACGTACCCTGAATGGCCACCTTCCACTCCTCTTGCATCAATtggttgaagtacagcaccacaattcTTTTCTTGGATAAAAAATACCTTCATtaggaacactggcaggacctggataagcaacgtttcaggctacacagaaaaaaagctttaaaaaaggctctgtgtagcctgaaacattgcttatcctggtcctgccagtgttcctaataaaggcatttttatccaagaaaagaattgtggtgctgtacttcaaccaATTGATACAAATTGGTAGACCAACAATAAAGTGTAAAGCTATGTTTGCGCTTACATCTTCCTCAGAATCAGAGGAGGGTTTGGCATCAGATTCAGAGGAGGAGGGTACTCCCATTCCAGACATTGATACCTCCGATCATTTGCATTCAATTACTGATTCTGGTTCAGAGGATGACCATCCCTCAGCAATTAATTCTGGAGTTTCAAAAAGATTACTCAGGGAAATGATGCAGACACTGGAGTTAAAGAATGAGACAGTAGCCTTCTCTAGGGCTGAAAAGCTATTAGGGGTTCAAAAGAAATCGAAACTAACTTTCCCAATATTCAACTCCATCACAAAGGCGATTACGACTGAATGGGCCCAACTGA from the Xenopus laevis strain J_2021 chromosome 9_10L, Xenopus_laevis_v10.1, whole genome shotgun sequence genome contains:
- the csnk2a1.L gene encoding casein kinase II subunit alpha-like isoform X2 gives rise to the protein MSGPVPSRARVYTDVNTHRPREYWDYESHVVEWGNQDDYQLVRKLGRGKYSEVFEAINITNNEKVVVKILKPVKKKKIKREIKILENLRGGPNIITLADIVKDPVSRTPALVFEHVNNTDFKQLYQTLTDYDIRFYMYEILKALDYCHSMGIMHRDVKPHNVMIDHEHRKLRLIDWGLAEFYHPGQEYNVRVASRYFKGPELLVDYQMYDYSLDMWSLGCMLASMIFRKEPFFHGHDNYDQLVRIAKVLGTEDLYDYIDKYNIELDPRFNDILGRHSRKRWERFVHSENQHLVSPEALDFLDKLLRYDHQTRLTAREAMDHPYFYPIVKDQSRMGGSNMPSGSTPVSSASMMSGISAVPTPSALGSLAGSPVISATNTLGTPVAAAAGATQ
- the csnk2a1.L gene encoding casein kinase II subunit alpha-like isoform X1, whose amino-acid sequence is MSGPVPSRARVYTDVNTHRPREYWDYESHVVEWGNQDDYQLVRKLGRGKYSEVFEAINITNNEKVVVKILKPVKKKKIKREIKILENLRGGPNIITLADIVKDPVSRTPALVFEHVNNTDFKQLYQTLTDYDIRFYMYEILKALDYCHSMGIMHRDVKPHNVMIDHEHRKLRLIDWGLAEFYHPGQEYNVRVASRYFKGPELLVDYQMYDYSLDMWSLGCMLASMIFRKEPFFHGHDNYDQLVRIAKVLGTEDLYDYIDKYNIELDPRFNDILGRHSRKRWERFVHSENQHLVSPEALDFLDKLLRYDHQTRLTAREAMDHPYFYPIVKDQSRMGGSNMPSGSTPVSSASMMSGQSRSSVRDKSGISAVPTPSALGSLAGSPVISATNTLGTPVAAAAGATQ